A genomic region of Arachis stenosperma cultivar V10309 chromosome 9, arast.V10309.gnm1.PFL2, whole genome shotgun sequence contains the following coding sequences:
- the LOC130947373 gene encoding F-box/LRR-repeat protein 13-like, translating into MDRISVLPKTILHDILGRLPDKDAAKTSVLSKSWSQTWFSFPVVAAWSEGFFNLPELPLSQEDPLWLSRLDIFIGYVSKRLRRLHDQGLAVKELKINMKYISDKMLVSLSHHLDEWIQMASESGVEVLALHLTLSLDKFYNLPLCLVEAKSLTTLVLIGGIRLDPAFLNHSLKFFSVRTLLFSGTLVEDERAMEHFISHCPLVEYLTLIDCLPYKPSSVGDPPGSRAHYVKSLSLHGLQKLKQVDVQGIEEVYIDAPNLENLRYVASIWDASKLNLSSYKNLRRLSLRFVRSADMWLLERLPKIPFLESLTLKDCSLSERINISGPQLKFFRLSNCPNLKEVNIDAPNLLSCEYFGNDEPVISFRRISNQLEVNARIHMDHHQDVDRLRQFIQNIEPQEVLMSLSLCIILPDSIIESLATLPGSSSPPTIKHMQLCSVSPRQTQYFPFMNWLLSSCFPETVSFSLNHSFNMREFMVYFYEMLMGSKKGECYCFSRGPECWWHGLKVVKITHLERTYENVEDLKAMLNALPFADNYEEGFISFTLEL; encoded by the exons ATGGACCGAATATCTGTTCTGCCAAAAACTATACTTCATGACATCCTCGGAAGGTTGCCAGACAAAGATGCTGCTAAGACTAGTGTTTTGTCAAAGTCGTGGAGCCAAACATGGTTTTCATTTCCCGTAGTGGCTGCTTGGAGCGAGGGTTTTTTTAATTTGCCTGAATTACCATTATCTCAAGAAGATCCTCTTTGGCTTAGCAGATTAGATATATTCATTGGGTATGTGAGTAAAAGATTGAGGAGGCTCCATGACCAAGGCTTAGCGGTCAAAGAACTTAAGATCAATATGAAATATATATCTGACAAGATGCTTGTGTCCCTGTCCCACCATCTTGATGAATGGATACAGATGGCAAGTGAAAGTGGTGTCGAAGTACTGGCGCTTCACCTCACTCTTAGCCTGGACAAATTTTATAACCTTCCACTTTGTCTCGTTGAAGCCAAGTCACTCACTACGTTGGTTTTGATTGGGGGAATCAGACTTGACCCAGCATTCTTAAACCATTCACTCAAGTTTTTCTCGGTGAGAACATTGCTTTTTTCTGGTACGCTTGTTGAAGATGAAAGGGCTATGGAGCATTTCATTTCACATTGTCCTCTGGTTGAATATTTAACTCTTATTGATTGTCTTCCATATAAACCTTCAAGTGTAGGAGATCCACCCGGTTCTAGGGCCCATTATGTGAAATCGTTAAGCTTGCATGGTCTACAAAAGCTGAAGCAAGTTGATGTTCAAGGAATAGAAGAGGTATATATTGATGCTCCGAATCTTGAGAACTTACGCTATGTTGCTAGTATTTGGGATGCATCTAAACTGAATTTAAGTAGTTACAAAAATTTGAGAAGGTTGAGCTTACGTTTTGTGAGGAGTGCAGACATGTGGTTACTTGAACGATTGCCCAAGATTCCTTTCCTTGAGAGTTTGACGTTGAAAGATTGTTCTTTGTCTGAGAGGATTAATATTTCAGGTCCTCAACTCAAGTTCTTCAGGTTATCAAATTGCCCTAACTTGAAGGAGGTCAATATTGATGCTCCAAATTTATTATCATGTGAGTATTTTGGAAACGACGAACCTGTTATATCTTTTCGTAGAATTTCTAATCAACTGGAAGTCAATGCTCGTATCCACATGGATCATCATCAGGATGTTGATAGATTGAGGCAATTTATCCAAAACATTGAACCCCAAGAGGTTTTGATGTCTCTGTCCCTTTGTATCATCCTGCCAGATTCA ATTATAGAAAGCCTGGCTACATTGCCAGGTTCATCATCTCCACCAACTATTAAACACATGCAATTATGCTCTGTTTCGCCTAGGCAAACTCAGTATTTTCCCTTTATGAATTGGTTGCTTTCAAGTTGCTTCCCGGAAACTGTTTCATTCAGCTTGAATCATAGTTTTAATATGAGGGAATTCATGGTG TATTTCTATGAGATGCTGATGGGAAGCAAGAAGGGCGAGTGCTATTGCTTTTCAAGGGGTCCTGAGTGTTGGTGGCATGGCTTGAAAGTTGTCAAGATCACACATCTAGAAAGGACTTATGAAAATGTTGAAGATCTCAAGGCCATGTTAAATGCATTGCCCTTCGCTGATAATTACGAGGAAGGATTTATCAGTTTTACCTTAGAGTTGTAA
- the LOC130950464 gene encoding F-box/FBD/LRR-repeat protein At5g22660-like isoform X1 produces MDRISVLPKTILHDILGRLPDKDAAKTSVLSKSWSETWFSFPVVAARSKDFFNLPELPLSPEDPLWLSKLDIFIEYVSKRLRRLHDQGLAVKELKLCMEDTCASMLVSQSHHIDKWIQMASESGVEVLQLYLTRSNDKFCNLPLCLAEAKSLTKLVLNGGIRLDPAFLNHSLKFFSVRTLFFCGILVGDERVMEHFISHCPLVENLTLILCLLYKPSSVGDPPGSRADYVKSLSLHGLQKLKQVEVQGIGEVYIDAQNIEKLFYNGAILDTSFKLNLGSYKNLRWLSLWFVKRADMWLLEQLPKIPFLESLILNHCSLCERTNISGPQLKFLKLTNCSNLKEINIDAPNLLSCKYSGKDEPVISFRGISNQLEVNAHILMTRQHVDRLRQFIQNIEPQEVLTSLSLFIFHPYSIIESLGTLPCSSSPPSIKHMQLCSVSHRQTQYFPVLSWLLSSCFPKTISFSLDCNFNTRAFMVYFYEMLMCSKKGECHCYSRGPECWWHGLKVAKITHLERTYANIEDLKAMLNALPLSDNSEEEFITFTLEL; encoded by the exons ATGGACCGAATATCTGTGCTGCCAAAAACTATACTTCATGACATCCTCGGAAGGTTGCCAGACAAAGATGCTGCTAAGACTAGTGTTTTGTCAAAGTCGTGGAGTGAAACATGGTTTTCATTTCCCGTCGTGGCTGCTCGGAGCaaggatttttttaatttgccTGAATTACCATTATCTCCAGAAGATCCTCTTTGGCTTAGCAAATTAGATATATTCATTGAGTATGTGAGTAAAAGATTGAGGAGGCTCCATGACCAAGGCTTAGCGGTCAAAGAACTTAAGCTCTGTATGGAAGATACATGTGCTAGTATGCTTGTGTCCCAGTCCCACCATATTGATAAATGGATACAGATGGCAAGTGAAAGTGGTGTCGAAGTACTACAGCTTTACCTTACTCGTAGCAATGACAAATTTTGTAACCTTCCACTTTGTCTCGCTGAAGCCAAGTCACTCACTAAGTTGGTGTTGAATGGGGGAATCAGACTTGACCCAGCATTCTTAAACCATTCACTCAAGTTTTTCTCAGTGAGAACATTGTTTTTTTGTGGTATACTTGTTGGAGATGAAAGGGTTATGGAGCATTTCATTTCACATTGTCCTCTGGTTGAAAATTTAACTCTTATTCTTTGTCTTCTATATAAACCTTCAAGTGTAGGAGATCCACCCGGTTCTAGGGCCGACTATGTGAAATCGTTAAGCTTGCATGGTCTACAAAAGCTGAAGCAAGTTGAAGTTCAAGGAATAGGAGAGGTATATATTGATGCTCAGAATATTGAGAAGTTATTCTACAATGGTGCTATTTTGGATACATCTTTCAAGCTGAATTTAGGTAGTTACAAAAATTTGAGATGGTTGAGCTTATGGTTTGTGAAGAGAGCAGACATGTGGTtacttgaacaattgcccaagaTCCCTTTCCTTGAGAGTTTGATATTGAACCATTGTTCTTTGTGTGAGAGGACTAATATTTCAGGTCCTCAACTCAAGTTCTTGAAGTTAACAAATTGCTCTAACTTGAAAGAGATCAATATTGATGCTCCAAATTTATTATCATGCAAGTATAGTGGAAAGGACGAACCTGTTATATCTTTTCGCGGAATTTCTAATCAACTGGAAGTCAATGCTCATATACTCATGACTCGTCAGCATGTTGATAGATTGAGGCAATTTATCCAAAACATTGAACCCCAAGAGGTTTTGACGTCTCTGTCCCTTTTTATCTTCCATCCATATTCA ATTATAGAAAGCCTAGGTACATTGCCATGTTCATCATCTCCACCAAGTATTAAACACATGCAATTATGTTCTGTTTCGCATAGGCAAACTCAGTATTTTCCCGTTTTGAGTTGGTTGCTTTCAAGTTGCTTCCCGAAAACTATTTCATTCAGCTTGGATTGCAATTTTAATACGAGGGCATTCATGGTG TATTTCTATGAGATGCTGATGTGCAGCAAGAAGGGCGAGTGCCATTGCTATTCAAGGGGTCCTGAGTGTTGGTGGCATGGCTTGAAAGTTGCCAAGATCACACATTTAGAAAGGACTTACGCAAATATTGAAGATCTCAAGGCCATGTTAAATGCATTGCCCCTATCTGATAATTCCGAGGAAGAATTTATCACTTTTACCTTAGAGTTGTAA
- the LOC130950464 gene encoding F-box/FBD/LRR-repeat protein At2g26030-like isoform X2 → MDRISVLPKTILHDILGRLPDKDAAKTSVLSKSWSETWFSFPVVAARSKDFFNLPELPLSPEDPLWLSKLDIFIEYVSKRLRRLHDQGLAVKELKLCMEDTCASMLVSQSHHIDKWIQMASESGVEVLQLYLTRSNDKFCNLPLCLAEAKSLTKLVLNGGIRLDPAFLNHSLKFFSVRTLFFCGILVGDERVMEHFISHCPLVENLTLILCLLYKPSSVGDPPGSRADYVKSLSLHGLQKLKQVEVQGIGEVYIDAQNIEKLFYNGAILDTSFKLNLGSYKNLRWLSLWFVKRADMWLLEQLPKIPFLESLILNHCSLCERTNISGPQLKFLKLTNCSNLKEINIDAPNLLSCKYSGKDEPVISFRGISNQLEVNAHILMTRQHVDRLRQFIQNIEPQEVLTSLSLFIFHPYSANSVFSRFELVAFKLLPENYFIQLGLQF, encoded by the exons ATGGACCGAATATCTGTGCTGCCAAAAACTATACTTCATGACATCCTCGGAAGGTTGCCAGACAAAGATGCTGCTAAGACTAGTGTTTTGTCAAAGTCGTGGAGTGAAACATGGTTTTCATTTCCCGTCGTGGCTGCTCGGAGCaaggatttttttaatttgccTGAATTACCATTATCTCCAGAAGATCCTCTTTGGCTTAGCAAATTAGATATATTCATTGAGTATGTGAGTAAAAGATTGAGGAGGCTCCATGACCAAGGCTTAGCGGTCAAAGAACTTAAGCTCTGTATGGAAGATACATGTGCTAGTATGCTTGTGTCCCAGTCCCACCATATTGATAAATGGATACAGATGGCAAGTGAAAGTGGTGTCGAAGTACTACAGCTTTACCTTACTCGTAGCAATGACAAATTTTGTAACCTTCCACTTTGTCTCGCTGAAGCCAAGTCACTCACTAAGTTGGTGTTGAATGGGGGAATCAGACTTGACCCAGCATTCTTAAACCATTCACTCAAGTTTTTCTCAGTGAGAACATTGTTTTTTTGTGGTATACTTGTTGGAGATGAAAGGGTTATGGAGCATTTCATTTCACATTGTCCTCTGGTTGAAAATTTAACTCTTATTCTTTGTCTTCTATATAAACCTTCAAGTGTAGGAGATCCACCCGGTTCTAGGGCCGACTATGTGAAATCGTTAAGCTTGCATGGTCTACAAAAGCTGAAGCAAGTTGAAGTTCAAGGAATAGGAGAGGTATATATTGATGCTCAGAATATTGAGAAGTTATTCTACAATGGTGCTATTTTGGATACATCTTTCAAGCTGAATTTAGGTAGTTACAAAAATTTGAGATGGTTGAGCTTATGGTTTGTGAAGAGAGCAGACATGTGGTtacttgaacaattgcccaagaTCCCTTTCCTTGAGAGTTTGATATTGAACCATTGTTCTTTGTGTGAGAGGACTAATATTTCAGGTCCTCAACTCAAGTTCTTGAAGTTAACAAATTGCTCTAACTTGAAAGAGATCAATATTGATGCTCCAAATTTATTATCATGCAAGTATAGTGGAAAGGACGAACCTGTTATATCTTTTCGCGGAATTTCTAATCAACTGGAAGTCAATGCTCATATACTCATGACTCGTCAGCATGTTGATAGATTGAGGCAATTTATCCAAAACATTGAACCCCAAGAGGTTTTGACGTCTCTGTCCCTTTTTATCTTCCATCCATATTCA GCAAACTCAGTATTTTCCCGTTTTGAGTTGGTTGCTTTCAAGTTGCTTCCCGAAAACTATTTCATTCAGCTTGGATTGCAATTTTAA